From Selenomonas sp. AB3002, one genomic window encodes:
- a CDS encoding nucleoside kinase yields the protein MSMEWRIYGRSVVFVLITAVQELYYGAEVVVQFTANKGLFCELNHLPVPLNEGVVRAIEMKMRQIVAEDRPLVKKSMLREEAVQLFKSSGQIEKANLISALPREMVSIYSCGNYHDYLYGKLRSSTGELGHFELDYEPPGILLRMPTQYTYETMEIPRRVSQPKFHQILSESKEWAKILQCRYVADLNRANKQGRMGEVIRVSEALQEKTIARIADHIAEHRGRLRLILIAGPSSSGKTSFAQRLRVQLLVNGLRPVSISLDDYFKNRVDTPKNEAGEYDYECLGALDTELFNEQMVSLLKGEAVDLPHYNFLTGLSERGGGRHLLVAHDQPIIVEGIHGLNEKLSELVPREQKYKIYISALTQLNIDAHNRIPTTSARLLRRLVRDYQFRGARALKTLHQWPAVREGEEKYIFPFQEEADFMFNSALIYELGILKHYAEPLLESVSPEVPEYGMARRLLDFCQYFDPITVEDEVPNNSILREFIGKSVFFK from the coding sequence ATGTCCATGGAATGGAGAATCTACGGCAGGTCCGTGGTGTTCGTGCTCATTACAGCAGTGCAGGAGCTTTATTACGGGGCAGAGGTGGTTGTGCAGTTCACAGCCAATAAAGGACTGTTTTGCGAGCTGAATCATCTGCCTGTGCCGCTTAACGAAGGAGTGGTGCGGGCCATTGAGATGAAGATGCGCCAGATTGTGGCAGAGGACAGGCCTTTGGTCAAGAAGTCCATGTTGCGGGAGGAGGCAGTGCAGCTTTTCAAGAGCAGCGGACAGATTGAAAAGGCGAACCTTATCAGCGCGCTGCCCAGGGAAATGGTGAGCATCTACAGCTGTGGCAATTACCATGACTACCTCTATGGGAAATTGCGTTCCTCTACCGGAGAGCTGGGGCATTTTGAGCTTGACTATGAGCCACCGGGGATTCTCCTGCGCATGCCCACCCAGTATACCTATGAAACTATGGAGATTCCCCGCCGGGTTTCCCAGCCCAAGTTCCATCAGATCTTGTCTGAGTCCAAAGAGTGGGCCAAAATCCTCCAGTGCCGCTATGTGGCGGATCTCAACCGGGCCAACAAACAGGGCAGGATGGGGGAGGTTATCCGCGTTTCTGAGGCGCTGCAGGAAAAGACCATTGCCAGGATTGCCGACCACATTGCCGAGCACAGGGGCAGGCTACGGCTGATACTCATAGCGGGGCCTTCGTCCTCAGGCAAGACCTCTTTTGCCCAGCGCCTGCGGGTGCAGCTGCTGGTGAACGGGCTGCGGCCTGTATCTATTTCGCTGGATGATTATTTCAAGAACCGTGTGGACACGCCCAAGAATGAGGCAGGAGAGTACGACTACGAATGCCTGGGAGCTCTAGACACGGAGCTTTTCAATGAGCAGATGGTATCCCTGCTGAAGGGAGAGGCTGTAGACCTGCCCCATTACAATTTCCTCACGGGCCTGAGCGAAAGGGGCGGGGGGCGGCATCTGCTGGTGGCTCATGACCAGCCCATCATCGTGGAGGGGATTCACGGCCTCAATGAAAAGCTCAGCGAACTGGTGCCCAGGGAACAAAAGTACAAAATCTATATCAGCGCCCTGACTCAGCTGAACATAGATGCCCACAACAGGATTCCCACCACCAGTGCCCGGCTCCTGCGCCGGCTGGTGCGTGACTACCAGTTCCGCGGCGCTCGTGCCCTCAAGACCCTGCATCAGTGGCCTGCTGTGCGGGAGGGGGAGGAAAAGTACATCTTCCCCTTCCAGGAGGAGGCAGACTTCATGTTCAACTCTGCCCTAATCTATGAGCTGGGCATCTTGAAGCATTACGCTGAACCTTTGCTGGAAAGTGTTTCTCCAGAGGTGCCCGAGTACGGAATGGCCCGGCGTTTGCTGGACTTCTGTCAGTATTTTGACCCCATAACTGTGGAGGACGAGGTACCAAATAATTCCATTCTGAGGGAGTTCATAGGAAAGTCGGTGTTCTTCAAATAG
- a CDS encoding biosynthetic peptidoglycan transglycosylase has product MKKTTKRKGTGKKVIRRRVKPLRFLALLAILFFIAFAFSGGLMVFSPRTWQGVGDFLPKLEKRLPAIASDTAEELSGSDRLSRFFFLHRAVEARLDKENYVRLKDVPENMQHAILAVEDRRFYTHHGVDFESVARASLVNLQYGEIQEGASTITQQLVKNLFLSHEQTFGRKGEELLLALDMEASYEKDEILELYLNTIYYGSNFYGLQAASLGYFDKQPRELNLSEAAMLAGLPNAPSLYSPYVDFKMAKKRQIVVLDAMVRNGYIDEKTAEDAKIKPLYFAR; this is encoded by the coding sequence ATGAAAAAAACAACCAAACGCAAGGGAACCGGGAAAAAAGTCATCAGGCGGCGCGTGAAGCCCCTGCGCTTCCTGGCCCTGCTTGCCATCCTATTTTTTATCGCCTTTGCCTTTTCCGGCGGGCTGATGGTTTTCTCTCCCCGCACCTGGCAGGGCGTAGGTGATTTCCTGCCGAAGCTGGAGAAGCGCCTGCCCGCCATTGCCTCAGATACTGCCGAGGAACTGAGCGGCAGCGACAGGCTCTCCCGCTTCTTCTTCCTGCACCGGGCAGTGGAGGCCAGGCTGGACAAGGAAAACTACGTGCGCCTGAAAGATGTGCCGGAAAATATGCAGCACGCCATCCTGGCGGTAGAGGACCGCCGCTTCTACACCCACCACGGGGTGGACTTTGAAAGCGTGGCCCGGGCCTCCCTGGTAAATCTGCAGTACGGAGAAATCCAGGAAGGTGCAAGCACCATCACCCAGCAGCTGGTGAAAAACCTCTTCCTTTCCCATGAGCAGACCTTCGGCCGCAAGGGCGAGGAACTGCTGCTGGCCCTTGATATGGAAGCCAGCTATGAAAAAGACGAAATCCTGGAGCTCTACCTCAACACCATCTACTACGGCTCCAACTTCTACGGCCTCCAGGCCGCCAGCCTGGGCTATTTCGACAAGCAGCCCAGAGAGCTGAATCTCTCAGAAGCAGCCATGCTGGCAGGCCTGCCCAACGCCCCCTCCCTTTACTCCCCCTACGTGGATTTCAAGATGGCCAAGAAGCGGCAGATCGTAGTGCTGGACGCCATGGTGCGCAACGGCTACATAGATGAAAAGACCGCAGAAGATGCCAAGATAAAGCCCCTTTACTTTGCCCGCTAA
- the argB gene encoding acetylglutamate kinase, which produces MDFSAEDKAGVLVEALPYIQEFYGKTIVIKYGGNAMVSEELKEKVMQDIALMKYVGIRPVIVHGGGPEITGFLKKVGKESSFVAGLRVTDEETVEIAEMVLDGKINSEIVNLLNRRGVKAVGLSGKDAGLIKARKKMATVYEGEAEKQVDIGYVGEVEEIQTGIIEDLLDRGYVPVVAPIGVGENGESYNINADYVAAEMAGALQAEKLLLLTDVEGIYKDFNDKSSFISTLHMEEAKAYIREGIIAGGMIPKVEACLKSLSMGTGKTHIIDGRLGHSPILEMFTAKGIGTQVVR; this is translated from the coding sequence ATGGATTTTTCTGCAGAGGATAAGGCAGGGGTCCTGGTGGAGGCCCTGCCCTATATACAGGAATTTTATGGCAAGACCATCGTCATCAAGTACGGTGGCAATGCCATGGTCAGCGAGGAGCTGAAGGAAAAGGTCATGCAGGACATTGCCCTGATGAAATACGTGGGCATCCGTCCGGTGATTGTCCACGGGGGCGGCCCGGAAATCACGGGCTTCCTCAAGAAGGTGGGCAAGGAAAGCTCCTTTGTGGCAGGCCTCCGGGTCACCGATGAGGAAACCGTGGAAATCGCGGAAATGGTGCTGGACGGCAAGATCAACTCCGAGATCGTGAACCTGCTGAACCGCCGGGGAGTCAAGGCTGTGGGCCTGTCCGGCAAGGATGCGGGCCTTATCAAAGCCAGGAAGAAAATGGCCACCGTCTACGAGGGCGAGGCTGAGAAGCAGGTAGATATCGGCTATGTGGGCGAGGTTGAAGAAATCCAGACTGGCATTATCGAAGACCTCCTGGACCGCGGTTATGTGCCTGTGGTGGCCCCCATCGGCGTAGGGGAGAATGGCGAGAGCTACAATATCAACGCCGACTATGTGGCGGCGGAGATGGCAGGAGCCCTGCAGGCGGAGAAATTGCTGCTGCTGACAGATGTGGAAGGGATTTACAAGGATTTCAACGACAAGTCTTCCTTCATCTCTACCCTGCACATGGAAGAAGCCAAGGCATATATAAGAGAGGGCATTATTGCCGGAGGCATGATACCGAAGGTGGAAGCCTGCCTCAAGTCCCTCTCCATGGGCACAGGCAAGACCCATATCATCGACGGGCGTCTGGGACATTCTCCCATTCTGGAAATGTTCACTGCCAAGGGTATTGGTACCCAGGTGGTACGCTGA
- the argH gene encoding argininosuccinate lyase produces the protein MSEAMWGGRFTKTVDEMVNEFQASINFDKRMYHEDIAGSIAHAIMLSKCGIISEDDCGAILAGLKDIEGQIEAGEFDFSVDLEDIHMNIEKRLTEAIGEAGGRLHTARSRNDQVALDTHMYVRRETVAVLREILNLQAALVETAKANQDVIMPGYTHLQRAQPILFAHHLLAYFGMLSRDFARFEGVYQRADIMPLGAGALAGTTFPIDRELVARQLNFQQIYGNSLDAVSDRDYIMEFLSAASILMVHLSRLSEETILWCSREFSFVELDDAHCTGSSMMPQKKNPDVSELVRGKTGRVVGHLMAMLTTVKGLPLAYNKDLQEDKEGIFDAIDTVKFSLGVYAQLIRGMKVKKEVMRRAVAEDFSNATDLADYLVKKGMPFRQAHAVSGTAVHTCLEKGCYLQDMSLEEYKKLSELFEEDIYEAISPETCVANRNSLGGTSYAQAARQLAAAEELLAAENKLQEELAQKQI, from the coding sequence ATGAGCGAGGCCATGTGGGGAGGACGCTTCACCAAGACTGTTGATGAAATGGTCAATGAGTTCCAGGCGTCCATAAACTTTGACAAGCGCATGTATCATGAGGATATTGCAGGGTCTATCGCCCATGCCATCATGCTTTCCAAATGCGGGATCATCTCCGAGGATGACTGCGGGGCAATCCTGGCGGGGCTGAAGGACATCGAGGGGCAGATTGAGGCGGGGGAGTTTGACTTCTCCGTGGACCTTGAGGATATCCACATGAATATCGAAAAGCGGCTGACGGAAGCCATAGGAGAGGCAGGGGGGCGGCTCCATACCGCCCGCAGCCGCAATGACCAGGTGGCTTTGGACACTCACATGTATGTCCGCCGTGAGACCGTAGCCGTGCTGAGGGAGATCCTCAATCTGCAGGCCGCCCTGGTGGAGACAGCCAAGGCCAATCAGGATGTGATCATGCCCGGCTACACCCACCTGCAGCGGGCACAGCCCATCCTTTTTGCCCATCATCTGCTGGCCTACTTCGGCATGCTCTCCCGTGATTTCGCCCGCTTTGAGGGGGTCTACCAGAGGGCGGACATCATGCCTTTGGGAGCAGGCGCTTTGGCTGGCACCACCTTCCCCATTGACAGGGAACTGGTGGCCAGGCAGCTGAACTTCCAGCAGATTTACGGCAACAGCCTGGATGCAGTCAGCGACCGCGACTACATCATGGAATTCCTGTCTGCTGCCTCCATACTCATGGTGCACCTGTCCCGCCTGTCCGAGGAGACCATTCTCTGGTGCAGCCGTGAGTTCTCCTTTGTGGAGCTGGATGATGCCCATTGCACGGGCTCCTCCATGATGCCCCAGAAGAAAAATCCCGATGTGTCCGAATTGGTGCGGGGCAAGACCGGCAGGGTGGTGGGCCACCTCATGGCTATGCTGACTACGGTCAAGGGCCTGCCCCTGGCCTATAACAAGGATTTGCAGGAGGACAAGGAGGGCATCTTCGATGCCATCGACACGGTGAAGTTCAGCCTGGGTGTCTATGCCCAGCTGATCCGTGGCATGAAGGTGAAGAAAGAGGTCATGCGCAGAGCTGTGGCAGAGGACTTCTCCAATGCCACGGACCTGGCTGATTATCTGGTGAAGAAGGGCATGCCCTTCCGCCAGGCCCATGCCGTCTCCGGCACCGCTGTACACACCTGCCTGGAAAAGGGCTGCTACCTGCAGGATATGAGCCTGGAGGAGTACAAGAAGCTCTCTGAACTCTTCGAGGAGGATATCTACGAGGCCATCAGCCCCGAGACCTGTGTGGCAAACAGGAATTCCCTGGGTGGGACTTCCTACGCACAGGCAGCAAGGCAGCTGGCGGCAGCAGAGGAACTGCTGGCGGCAGAGAACAAGCTGCAGGAAGAACTGGCGCAGAAGCAGATTTAA
- a CDS encoding argininosuccinate synthase — protein MAKAKVSKVVLAYSGGLDTSVIIPWLKENYDGCEVIACCCDIGQGDELDVVHDKALKSGASKVYVEDLTEEFLTDYVWPTLQAGAVYEGKYLLGTSFARPLIAKWLVDVAKKEGADAIAHGATGKGNDQVRFELTVKALAPNLTIIAPWREWDLDSRSAEIEYAKKHDIPVATENKTYSMDRNIWHLSHEGSDLEDPANEPKNSMFLISKAPEDAPDKPEYVKICFEKGKPVAVNGEKLGAVELLTKLNEIGARNGVGIVDICENRLVGMKSRGVYENPGGALLYYAHRELEYLCLDRATYHYKEGLAIRYGELVYDGMWFCQLREALAAFVESTQQTVTGTVTLKLYKGNIISAGSTSPYSLYSQEFVTFEHDDVYDQADATGFINLFGLPLKVRALMQEKNEK, from the coding sequence ATGGCAAAAGCAAAGGTTAGCAAAGTTGTTCTGGCATATTCCGGAGGACTGGACACTTCCGTCATCATTCCCTGGCTCAAGGAGAACTATGACGGCTGCGAAGTCATCGCCTGCTGCTGCGATATCGGACAGGGTGATGAGCTGGATGTGGTCCATGACAAGGCCCTGAAGTCCGGCGCTTCCAAGGTCTATGTGGAAGACCTCACCGAGGAGTTCCTGACTGATTACGTCTGGCCCACCCTGCAGGCCGGGGCTGTCTATGAGGGCAAGTACCTGCTTGGCACCTCCTTCGCCCGTCCCCTGATCGCCAAGTGGCTGGTGGATGTGGCCAAGAAGGAAGGCGCGGATGCCATTGCTCATGGCGCTACCGGCAAGGGCAACGACCAGGTGCGTTTCGAGCTGACCGTCAAGGCTCTGGCTCCCAACCTCACCATCATCGCTCCCTGGCGTGAGTGGGACCTTGATTCCCGCAGCGCTGAAATCGAGTATGCCAAGAAGCATGATATCCCCGTGGCTACGGAAAACAAGACCTACAGCATGGACCGCAATATCTGGCATCTCTCCCATGAGGGTTCTGACCTGGAGGATCCTGCCAACGAGCCCAAGAACAGCATGTTCCTTATTTCCAAAGCTCCTGAGGATGCTCCGGACAAGCCCGAGTATGTGAAGATCTGCTTCGAGAAGGGCAAGCCTGTAGCTGTCAACGGCGAGAAGCTGGGGGCCGTGGAGCTCCTCACCAAGCTCAACGAGATCGGCGCCCGCAACGGCGTGGGCATCGTGGATATCTGCGAGAACCGCCTGGTGGGCATGAAGTCCCGCGGCGTCTATGAGAATCCCGGCGGAGCCCTGCTTTACTACGCACATCGCGAGCTGGAGTACCTCTGCCTCGACCGTGCTACCTATCATTACAAAGAGGGCCTGGCTATCCGCTACGGCGAGCTGGTCTATGACGGCATGTGGTTCTGCCAGCTGCGTGAGGCCCTGGCTGCCTTCGTGGAGAGCACCCAGCAGACTGTCACCGGTACCGTGACCCTGAAGCTCTACAAGGGCAACATCATCTCCGCTGGCTCCACTTCTCCCTATTCCCTCTACAGCCAGGAGTTCGTCACCTTCGAGCATGACGATGTGTACGATCAGGCTGATGCTACGGGCTTCATCAACCTCTTTGGCCTGCCCTTGAAGGTCCGTGCCCTCATGCAGGAGAAGAATGAGAAATGA
- the argJ gene encoding bifunctional glutamate N-acetyltransferase/amino-acid acetyltransferase ArgJ: MFSEAMCKAGVTYPQGFKAAGVKAGVKKSGNLDVAVIYTEKEASVAGVFTQNAVAAAPVFASKKVVATGKAHAITANAGCANACTGEQGTKDAAAMQSITAEVLGCEPLDVVVASTGIIGVNLPMEKMEAGIKQAVSELSEHGSETAGKAIITTDTYSKSCAAEIELGGKKVRFGAIAKGSGMIQPNMATMLCFITTDAAIDSKLLQKALSEITEVSFNMISIDGDMSTNDMVIVLANGEAGNEEIKVEGADYEKFKATLQELCQGLAQRIAADGEGATKFLTVHVSGVKNFADGKTIAMSVAKSPLVKTAFFGEDPNWGRVICAVGYAGVEMVPEKTVVKFGGIPVYAYGVGAEHDEEALKQVMSQKDIVIDIDMGLGEAEATVWTCDFSYEYVKINGEYHT, encoded by the coding sequence ATGTTCAGCGAAGCAATGTGCAAGGCCGGTGTCACTTATCCTCAGGGGTTCAAGGCCGCTGGTGTCAAGGCCGGCGTCAAGAAGAGCGGCAACCTTGATGTGGCTGTCATCTATACGGAGAAGGAGGCCAGCGTGGCCGGTGTCTTCACCCAGAATGCGGTGGCAGCAGCGCCGGTTTTCGCTTCCAAGAAAGTAGTGGCTACGGGCAAGGCACATGCCATCACCGCCAATGCAGGCTGCGCCAATGCCTGCACCGGCGAGCAGGGCACGAAGGATGCCGCTGCCATGCAGTCTATCACCGCTGAGGTGCTGGGCTGCGAGCCTTTGGATGTGGTGGTAGCATCTACGGGCATCATCGGTGTGAATTTGCCCATGGAGAAGATGGAAGCCGGCATCAAGCAGGCTGTCAGCGAACTTTCCGAGCATGGCAGCGAGACTGCAGGCAAGGCCATCATCACCACGGACACTTATTCCAAGTCCTGTGCTGCTGAGATTGAGCTGGGGGGCAAGAAGGTGCGCTTCGGCGCCATCGCCAAGGGCTCCGGCATGATCCAGCCCAATATGGCTACCATGCTCTGCTTCATCACCACGGATGCGGCTATCGATTCGAAACTTTTGCAGAAAGCCCTGTCGGAAATCACCGAGGTTTCCTTCAATATGATTTCCATTGACGGCGACATGAGCACCAATGACATGGTGATTGTGCTGGCCAATGGTGAGGCAGGCAACGAAGAGATCAAGGTTGAGGGTGCCGACTACGAGAAGTTCAAGGCTACCTTGCAGGAGCTCTGCCAGGGCCTGGCCCAGCGCATTGCCGCTGACGGTGAGGGTGCTACCAAGTTCCTGACGGTGCACGTTTCCGGTGTCAAGAACTTTGCTGACGGCAAGACCATTGCCATGAGCGTGGCCAAGAGCCCTCTGGTGAAGACGGCTTTCTTCGGGGAAGACCCCAACTGGGGCCGGGTCATCTGCGCTGTGGGCTATGCCGGAGTTGAGATGGTGCCTGAGAAGACCGTGGTGAAGTTCGGCGGCATTCCTGTCTATGCTTACGGCGTGGGTGCGGAGCATGACGAGGAGGCCCTGAAGCAGGTCATGAGCCAGAAGGATATCGTCATCGACATTGACATGGGCCTGGGCGAGGCTGAGGCTACGGTCTGGACCTGCGATTTCTCCTATGAGTATGTGAAGATCAACGGCGAGTATCACACCTGA
- the argC gene encoding N-acetyl-gamma-glutamyl-phosphate reductase → MKVSVLGATGYAGAELLRLLYSHPEAQVVHITSESHTGEKIDSLYPHLSGLYNMQLESMKDIESIGRDSDFVFIGLPHGHAMKVGQELENLPVRIIDLGADYRFDDTEVYEAWYHVPHTHKDAPRVYGLAELYRDKIKDAKIIGNAGCFTTASILALAPLAKEHLIEVNTIIVDAKSGVSGAGRGAKVPNHFPELYDNFRAYNACKHRHTPEIEQAMTDLSGEETIINFTPHLVPMSRGILSTCYATLKPGVTTEMVNEAFDKLYGEEHFIRLRGLGAYPSTKEVRGSNYCDLGWHVDERTKRVIVMSAIDNLVKGAAGQAVQNFNIACGFDEKTGLDMVPMYP, encoded by the coding sequence ATGAAGGTAAGCGTATTGGGGGCCACGGGCTATGCAGGGGCAGAGCTCTTGCGATTGCTCTACAGCCACCCTGAGGCTCAGGTGGTGCACATCACTTCTGAAAGCCACACGGGAGAGAAGATTGACAGCCTTTATCCACATCTTTCAGGACTGTATAATATGCAGCTTGAGAGCATGAAGGATATTGAGTCCATCGGCAGGGACAGCGATTTCGTCTTTATCGGCCTTCCCCATGGCCATGCCATGAAGGTGGGGCAGGAGCTGGAAAACCTGCCCGTAAGGATTATCGACCTGGGGGCAGATTACAGGTTCGATGATACAGAGGTCTATGAAGCCTGGTATCACGTACCCCATACGCATAAGGATGCGCCCAGGGTCTACGGACTGGCGGAGCTCTACCGGGACAAGATCAAGGATGCCAAGATCATCGGCAATGCGGGCTGCTTCACCACTGCCAGCATCCTGGCTTTGGCACCGTTGGCCAAGGAACACCTGATTGAGGTGAACACCATCATCGTGGATGCCAAGTCCGGCGTCTCCGGGGCAGGCCGTGGGGCCAAGGTGCCCAATCACTTCCCGGAGCTTTACGATAATTTCCGGGCTTACAATGCCTGCAAGCACAGGCATACGCCGGAAATCGAGCAGGCCATGACGGATCTTTCCGGTGAGGAGACTATCATAAACTTCACGCCGCATCTGGTTCCTATGTCCAGGGGCATTCTTTCCACTTGCTATGCAACCCTGAAGCCCGGTGTCACGACTGAAATGGTCAATGAGGCTTTCGATAAGCTTTACGGTGAGGAACACTTCATCAGGCTGCGGGGCCTGGGGGCCTATCCTTCCACCAAGGAGGTGCGCGGTTCCAACTACTGCGACCTGGGCTGGCATGTAGACGAGCGCACGAAGCGGGTAATCGTCATGTCTGCCATTGACAATCTGGTGAAGGGAGCCGCAGGGCAGGCAGTGCAGAATTTCAATATTGCCTGCGGTTTTGATGAGAAGACGGGCCTGGATATGGTGCCCATGTATCCTTGA
- a CDS encoding acetylornithine transaminase gives MRETDQEIMAKDKAGYLPVFNRYEIVLDHGEGAYVWDHNGKKYLDFLGGIAVNVLGHNHPALVKAVSEQAGKMLHCSNLYYTQPQADAADKLARLSGLEEAKVFFGNSGAEANEGAIKLARKFAHAKDPEKSQIITAWMSFHGRTLATLTATGQPHYQEGVGPLPEGFDYVHYNDIAELESMMSDKTCAVMLETIQGEGGVYPPNPGYLQKVRELCDKHGALLIFDEIQAGIGRSGKFFAYDKYGVKPDIVTLAKGLAGGVPIGAFVARGEVAKAMKPGDHGTTFGGNPLACAAANVVLDTVPKAEFLGQIEKVGGYFKQQLVKLQEKFPSLIKEVRGEGLILGAELSKDNIGRDIVNDCLAEGVIINCTVGKVLRFIPPLIITEEHVDEVIGALEKVLPKYN, from the coding sequence ATGCGGGAAACTGATCAAGAGATAATGGCCAAGGACAAGGCAGGTTACCTGCCGGTGTTCAACCGCTATGAAATAGTGCTGGACCACGGCGAAGGCGCTTATGTCTGGGACCATAACGGCAAGAAATATTTGGATTTCCTGGGGGGGATTGCAGTCAATGTGCTGGGACATAATCACCCGGCGCTGGTAAAGGCAGTGTCAGAACAGGCTGGCAAGATGCTGCACTGCTCCAACCTTTACTACACCCAGCCCCAGGCTGATGCGGCAGACAAGCTAGCCAGGCTCAGCGGCCTTGAGGAAGCCAAGGTGTTCTTTGGCAACTCCGGTGCTGAGGCCAACGAAGGGGCCATCAAGCTGGCCAGGAAATTCGCCCATGCCAAGGACCCTGAGAAGAGCCAGATCATCACAGCCTGGATGAGCTTCCATGGCAGGACCCTGGCTACCCTTACAGCTACAGGCCAGCCCCACTATCAGGAGGGGGTAGGGCCTCTGCCGGAGGGCTTTGACTATGTGCATTACAACGATATAGCTGAGCTTGAGAGCATGATGAGTGACAAGACCTGCGCCGTCATGCTGGAGACCATTCAGGGTGAGGGCGGTGTCTATCCTCCGAATCCCGGCTACCTGCAGAAGGTGCGGGAGCTTTGCGACAAGCACGGCGCCCTGCTGATCTTTGACGAGATACAGGCTGGTATCGGCAGAAGCGGCAAATTCTTCGCCTATGACAAGTACGGGGTGAAGCCGGATATCGTGACCCTGGCCAAGGGATTGGCTGGCGGCGTGCCCATCGGTGCCTTTGTGGCCCGGGGGGAAGTGGCCAAGGCCATGAAACCCGGCGATCATGGCACCACCTTCGGTGGCAATCCTCTGGCCTGTGCCGCAGCCAATGTGGTGCTGGATACAGTGCCCAAGGCGGAGTTCCTGGGGCAGATTGAGAAGGTGGGCGGCTATTTCAAGCAACAGCTGGTCAAGCTGCAGGAGAAGTTCCCCTCCCTTATCAAAGAAGTGAGGGGCGAGGGGCTGATCCTGGGGGCGGAGCTCTCCAAGGATAATATCGGCAGGGATATCGTGAACGACTGCCTGGCCGAAGGCGTTATCATCAACTGCACCGTAGGCAAGGTGCTGCGCTTCATTCCTCCTTTGATCATCACGGAGGAACATGTGGACGAAGTTATCGGGGCACTTGAGAAAGTGTTGCCCAAATACAACTGA
- the argF gene encoding ornithine carbamoyltransferase, with the protein MLKGRDLLSIHELTVGEVEEILALAAELKAKQKAGIEHKLLSGKTLGMIFEKSSTRTRVSFETGMYQLGGQALFLSNRDLQLGRGEPIKDTARVLSRYLDGIMIRTYGHERVVELAEYADIPVINALTDLLHPCQVLTDLLTIREHKGKNLKGLKMAYVGDGNNMTNSYMYGCAKAGMEFVAATPENYRPDETVTKQAMEDAKATGASISLVTDPVEAVKGADIVVTDTWASMGQEEEHDERKKIFAPYQVNKELMAHADKRAIVMHCLPAYRGEEITEEVLEANADVIFDEAENRLHTQKAIMALLMGN; encoded by the coding sequence ATGTTAAAAGGCAGGGATTTGCTCTCTATCCACGAACTTACAGTAGGGGAAGTGGAGGAGATACTGGCTCTGGCAGCAGAGCTTAAGGCCAAGCAGAAAGCCGGCATTGAGCATAAGCTGCTCTCTGGCAAGACTTTGGGCATGATTTTCGAGAAGTCCTCCACCCGCACCAGGGTTTCCTTTGAAACCGGCATGTATCAGCTGGGAGGACAGGCCCTGTTCCTGTCCAACCGCGACCTGCAGCTGGGCCGCGGCGAGCCCATCAAGGATACGGCCAGGGTGCTGTCCCGCTATCTGGACGGCATCATGATCCGCACCTACGGCCATGAGCGGGTAGTGGAGCTGGCAGAGTATGCAGATATCCCCGTCATCAATGCGCTGACGGATCTCCTGCACCCCTGCCAGGTGCTTACCGACCTGCTTACCATCAGGGAGCATAAGGGCAAGAACCTCAAGGGTCTGAAGATGGCCTATGTGGGTGATGGCAACAACATGACCAATTCCTACATGTACGGCTGTGCCAAGGCGGGCATGGAGTTCGTGGCGGCTACGCCTGAGAATTATCGCCCTGATGAGACGGTGACGAAGCAGGCCATGGAGGATGCCAAGGCTACGGGAGCTTCCATCAGCCTGGTGACTGATCCTGTAGAAGCTGTCAAGGGGGCCGACATCGTGGTGACCGACACCTGGGCCAGCATGGGACAGGAAGAGGAACATGATGAGCGCAAGAAAATCTTCGCTCCCTATCAGGTGAACAAAGAGCTCATGGCTCACGCTGACAAGCGGGCCATCGTCATGCACTGCCTGCCTGCATATCGCGGTGAGGAAATCACCGAGGAAGTGCTGGAGGCCAATGCAGATGTCATCTTTGATGAGGCAGAGAACCGCCTGCATACCCAGAAGGCCATCATGGCGCTCTTGATGGGCAACTGA